A single Bosea sp. PAMC 26642 DNA region contains:
- the nifJ gene encoding pyruvate:ferredoxin (flavodoxin) oxidoreductase, which produces MNADPKIILAAPAVPVANPLAKAALRTTMDGNTAVAHVAYRVSEVCAIYPITPSSTMAELADQWSADQLPNIWGNVPVVQEMQSEGGAAGAVHGALQSGAMTTTFTSSQGLMLMLPNLFKIAGELNATVFHVAARSLATSALSIFGDHSDVMACRTTGFALLSSANVQEAHDMALVCEAATLASRVPFMHFFDGFRTSHELNTLDLIDDDTMRAMIPNDLVRAHRGRGLNPENPFIRGTAQNPDTFFQSREAVSPYYAAVPGILDKAMARFAELTGRAYQLFEYEGASDATRILIAMGSGAETARETVKALAATGEKVGVLQVRLYRPFSASHFLAAIPASVETIAVLEQAKEVGGVGEPLYLDVIATLAQGFSAGTRATMPRVIGGRYGLSSKDFTPAMAKAALDELGLVDADGRFSGRNGFTLGINDDVSHTSLTVDPLFSIEPKNRTSAVFYGLGADGTVGANKNSVKIIAEDAGRYAQGYFVYDSHKSGAQTVSHLRFGPEPIHAPYLISQASFVACHQFGFLERQDVLRVAAPGAVFLLNSPFGKDETWDELPLPVQQQIIAKKLRLFVIDASKVARDVGLGVRTNTVLQTCFFAISGVLPRDEAIAQIKASIKKTYGHKGEAVVSKNFAAVDDTLAVLFEVAVPSTATSLRGRPAIVPANAPAFVRDVTALMLVGRGEDIPVSLMPADGTFPSGTSAYEKRNIAEFVPVWETDLCIQCGQCSFVCPHSVIRSRTYDETVLVDAPTSFKSAPVNARGYPEARFTLQFYVEDCTGCGLCIEACPATSPREPGKKAINLAEKAPLLEAERTSMAFFETLPVNDRSRVDFANVRGVQYLEPLFEFSGACAGCGETPYLKLLSQLFGDRAQIANATGCSSIYGGSLPVTPWTKNDEGRGPAWSNSLFEDNAEFGMGFRLAADKHLAMARALLTTLAPTLGDNLVQAMLDAPQIEEHELRTQRRRVADVKDRLAAIDTEEARDLLSVIDHLVRRSIWIVGGDGWAYDIDYGGLDHVMASGRNVNILVLNTELYSNTGGQASKATPLGAVAKFAAAGKRVPRKDLALLAIAYGNVYVAQVAMGANAQQTLDAFREAEAYDGPSLIIAYSQCIAHGIDMRFGMKQQDLAVASGYWPLMRFNPAMQSVGLSPFQLDSPRPTIAFKDYAYNEIRYSSLARTMPADAAALLLEAQAGVDAKYRRYEELAALDGGRFRPGVATPVTGAA; this is translated from the coding sequence ATGAACGCGGACCCAAAGATCATCTTGGCCGCTCCGGCCGTCCCGGTGGCAAACCCGCTCGCGAAGGCCGCCCTGCGCACGACCATGGACGGCAATACGGCGGTCGCCCACGTCGCCTACCGCGTCAGCGAAGTCTGCGCGATCTACCCAATCACACCTTCCTCTACGATGGCGGAACTGGCGGACCAATGGTCCGCCGACCAGCTTCCCAACATCTGGGGCAACGTGCCCGTGGTGCAGGAGATGCAGAGCGAGGGCGGCGCGGCCGGCGCGGTCCATGGCGCGCTGCAATCGGGTGCGATGACGACGACCTTCACCTCGTCGCAGGGCCTGATGCTGATGCTGCCCAACCTCTTCAAGATCGCCGGCGAGCTCAATGCGACTGTCTTCCATGTCGCGGCCCGTTCGCTGGCGACGTCGGCGCTATCGATCTTCGGCGATCATTCCGACGTCATGGCCTGCCGCACCACCGGCTTTGCGCTGCTCTCCTCGGCAAATGTGCAGGAGGCGCACGACATGGCGCTTGTCTGCGAGGCAGCCACGTTGGCTTCGCGCGTGCCCTTCATGCATTTCTTCGACGGGTTTCGCACCTCTCATGAGCTGAACACGCTCGACTTGATCGACGACGACACCATGCGCGCGATGATCCCGAACGATCTCGTGCGGGCCCATCGCGGCAGGGGTCTCAATCCCGAAAATCCCTTCATTCGCGGCACGGCGCAGAATCCCGACACCTTCTTCCAGTCGCGCGAGGCGGTCAGTCCCTATTATGCCGCCGTCCCCGGCATCCTAGACAAGGCGATGGCCCGCTTCGCCGAGCTGACCGGCCGCGCGTATCAACTGTTCGAATATGAAGGCGCATCCGACGCAACGCGCATCCTGATCGCGATGGGATCGGGTGCCGAAACCGCGCGCGAAACCGTCAAGGCGCTCGCCGCCACGGGCGAGAAGGTGGGCGTCCTTCAGGTGCGTCTCTACCGCCCGTTCTCGGCGTCCCATTTCCTAGCGGCCATTCCTGCCTCCGTCGAGACTATCGCTGTGCTGGAACAGGCCAAGGAGGTCGGCGGCGTCGGCGAGCCACTCTATCTCGACGTGATCGCAACGCTGGCGCAAGGCTTCTCGGCAGGCACGCGCGCCACCATGCCGCGCGTCATCGGCGGTCGCTATGGGCTGTCGTCGAAGGATTTCACGCCAGCGATGGCCAAGGCGGCCCTGGACGAACTCGGCCTTGTCGATGCGGACGGGCGCTTTTCGGGACGCAACGGCTTCACGCTGGGCATCAACGACGATGTCTCCCACACAAGCCTGACAGTCGATCCGCTGTTCTCGATCGAACCCAAGAACCGGACGAGCGCCGTCTTCTACGGGTTGGGCGCCGACGGCACGGTCGGCGCCAACAAGAACAGCGTCAAGATCATCGCCGAGGATGCCGGCCGCTATGCGCAGGGCTACTTCGTCTATGACTCACACAAATCCGGCGCGCAGACCGTGTCGCATCTGCGCTTCGGGCCGGAGCCTATCCACGCCCCCTATCTGATCTCCCAGGCGAGCTTCGTCGCCTGCCACCAGTTCGGCTTCCTCGAACGGCAGGATGTCCTGCGCGTCGCCGCGCCCGGCGCGGTGTTCCTGCTCAACAGTCCCTTTGGCAAGGACGAAACCTGGGACGAATTGCCCCTGCCCGTCCAGCAGCAGATCATCGCCAAGAAGCTGCGCCTCTTCGTCATCGACGCCTCGAAGGTGGCGCGCGATGTCGGGCTAGGTGTGCGCACCAACACCGTGCTGCAGACCTGCTTCTTCGCCATCTCGGGCGTCCTGCCCCGCGACGAGGCCATCGCGCAGATCAAGGCGTCGATCAAGAAGACCTATGGCCACAAGGGCGAGGCGGTCGTCTCCAAGAACTTCGCGGCGGTGGACGACACGCTGGCCGTGCTGTTCGAGGTCGCGGTGCCCTCCACCGCGACAAGCCTCCGTGGCCGCCCCGCCATCGTTCCGGCGAATGCACCTGCCTTCGTGCGCGATGTCACGGCGCTGATGCTGGTCGGCCGCGGCGAGGACATCCCCGTCAGCCTGATGCCGGCCGACGGCACCTTTCCGTCCGGCACCAGCGCTTACGAGAAGCGCAACATCGCCGAGTTCGTGCCGGTCTGGGAGACTGATCTGTGTATCCAGTGCGGCCAGTGCAGCTTCGTCTGCCCCCACAGTGTCATCCGCTCGCGCACCTATGACGAGACGGTGCTGGTCGATGCTCCCACGAGCTTCAAATCCGCGCCGGTGAATGCGCGCGGCTATCCCGAGGCGCGCTTCACGCTGCAGTTTTATGTCGAGGACTGCACCGGCTGCGGTCTGTGCATCGAGGCCTGCCCCGCCACCAGCCCGCGAGAACCGGGCAAGAAGGCGATCAACCTCGCCGAGAAAGCGCCGCTGCTGGAGGCCGAGCGGACAAGCATGGCCTTCTTCGAGACGCTGCCGGTCAATGATCGCTCGCGGGTCGACTTCGCCAATGTTCGCGGCGTGCAGTATCTCGAGCCCCTGTTCGAATTCTCCGGCGCCTGCGCCGGCTGCGGCGAGACGCCCTATCTCAAGCTTCTATCGCAGCTCTTCGGCGACCGCGCGCAGATCGCCAACGCCACCGGCTGCTCCTCGATCTATGGCGGCAGCCTACCGGTGACACCCTGGACTAAGAACGACGAGGGTCGCGGCCCGGCCTGGTCGAACTCCCTTTTCGAGGACAATGCCGAATTCGGCATGGGCTTCCGCCTGGCGGCCGACAAGCATCTCGCCATGGCCCGCGCGCTGCTGACGACGCTTGCGCCGACGCTCGGCGACAATCTGGTCCAGGCCATGCTCGACGCGCCCCAGATCGAAGAGCACGAACTGCGCACGCAAAGGCGGCGCGTCGCCGATGTGAAGGACAGGCTCGCCGCGATCGACACGGAGGAGGCGCGCGATCTCCTGTCGGTCATCGACCATCTTGTCCGGCGCAGCATCTGGATCGTCGGCGGCGACGGCTGGGCCTACGACATCGACTATGGCGGGCTCGACCATGTCATGGCGAGCGGCCGCAACGTCAACATTCTGGTGCTCAACACCGAGCTCTACTCCAATACCGGCGGGCAGGCCTCCAAGGCGACGCCGCTGGGCGCCGTGGCGAAGTTCGCCGCCGCGGGCAAGCGCGTGCCGCGCAAGGATCTGGCACTGCTGGCGATCGCCTATGGCAATGTCTATGTCGCGCAGGTCGCTATGGGGGCCAATGCGCAGCAGACGCTCGATGCCTTCCGCGAGGCGGAAGCCTATGACGGCCCCTCGCTCATCATCGCCTACAGCCAGTGCATTGCCCATGGCATCGACATGCGCTTTGGCATGAAGCAGCAGGATCTTGCGGTCGCCAGCGGCTACTGGCCGCTGATGCGTTTCAATCCGGCGATGCAGAGCGTCGGCCTGAGCCCGTTCCAGCTGGACTCGCCTCGGCCGACGATCGCCTTCAAGGACTACGCCTATAACGAGATCCGCTACTCGTCGCTGGCGCGAACAATGCCGGCCGACGCCGCAGCCCTTCTGCTGGAAGCGCAGGCGGGGGTGGACGCCAAATATCGCCGTTATGAGGAACTCGCCGCTCTCGACGGCGGGCGGTTTCGACCCGGCGTCGCGACGCCCGTGACAGGAGCTGCCTGA
- a CDS encoding NAD(P)-binding protein — MNVFARDMTPRVDLTLPHGTGPVRSQRPVYVDLLPPCNSACPAGENIQAWLSLAQAGKFRAAWEALIADNPMPAVHGRVCYHPCETSCNRKDLDSEVSIHAVERFLGDQASLLGWTMPKPAASSGKRVLVVGAGPSGLSAAYHLTRLGHQVEIHESGPLPGGMLHFGIPAYRLPRADLMREIARIEAFGVKIVLNHKVKDLLAEQAAGGFDAVFIAIGAQKAHHVEIPARDAARVYSAVGLLHQVETGTAPQLGRRVVVYGAGNSAMDAARTAKRLGAEEALVVFIMDKSRMEARAFEAQEAVDEGVTFKWLSAIKDIGSDTMVVERMRMDADGHPQPTGEFETLKADSVVLALGQEAESGFLKTIPEIAYLPGGIVEIDAGMMTGRPGIFAGGDMVPSQRSVTIATGHGKKAARHIDAWLRDTKLADVEKHPGITYAGLNLPIYADAAPSRQSELALSARKTGFEEVVAGLSETEALHEAKRCLSCGNCFECDNCFAACPEDAIIKLGPTKGYEINFETCTGCSVCVEQCPCHAMEMVPEQMMVQA; from the coding sequence ATGAACGTCTTCGCGCGCGACATGACGCCAAGGGTCGATCTGACCCTTCCCCACGGCACCGGTCCCGTCCGCAGCCAGCGCCCGGTCTATGTCGATCTGCTGCCGCCCTGCAACTCGGCCTGTCCGGCCGGGGAAAACATTCAGGCCTGGCTCAGCCTGGCGCAGGCGGGAAAGTTCAGGGCGGCGTGGGAGGCCCTCATCGCCGACAACCCGATGCCGGCGGTGCATGGGCGGGTCTGCTACCACCCCTGCGAGACCAGCTGCAACCGCAAGGATCTCGACAGCGAGGTCAGCATTCACGCGGTCGAGCGCTTTCTGGGCGACCAGGCGTCGCTGCTCGGCTGGACCATGCCCAAACCCGCCGCATCGTCGGGCAAGCGGGTTCTCGTCGTCGGCGCGGGGCCGAGCGGATTATCGGCGGCCTATCACCTGACGCGGCTCGGGCATCAGGTCGAAATTCACGAGTCCGGTCCGCTGCCGGGCGGGATGCTGCATTTTGGCATCCCGGCCTATCGCCTGCCGCGCGCGGATCTGATGCGCGAGATCGCGCGCATCGAGGCATTCGGCGTCAAGATCGTGCTCAACCACAAGGTCAAGGATTTGCTGGCGGAGCAGGCCGCTGGAGGCTTCGACGCGGTCTTCATCGCGATCGGCGCCCAGAAGGCGCATCACGTAGAGATTCCCGCCCGCGACGCCGCCCGGGTCTACAGCGCGGTGGGACTGCTGCATCAGGTCGAGACCGGCACGGCGCCGCAGCTTGGCCGCCGCGTCGTTGTCTATGGCGCCGGCAATTCCGCGATGGATGCGGCCCGCACCGCCAAGAGGCTCGGCGCCGAGGAGGCGCTGGTCGTCTTCATCATGGACAAGTCGCGCATGGAGGCGCGTGCCTTCGAGGCGCAGGAGGCGGTCGATGAGGGCGTGACCTTCAAATGGCTGAGCGCGATCAAGGACATCGGTTCTGATACGATGGTCGTCGAGCGGATGCGGATGGACGCGGACGGCCATCCCCAGCCGACAGGCGAATTCGAGACGCTGAAAGCGGATTCGGTGGTGCTCGCATTGGGCCAGGAGGCCGAGAGCGGCTTTCTGAAGACCATTCCCGAAATCGCCTATCTGCCCGGCGGCATCGTCGAGATCGATGCCGGCATGATGACGGGGCGGCCGGGCATCTTCGCTGGCGGCGACATGGTGCCGAGCCAGCGCTCGGTGACGATCGCAACCGGACACGGCAAGAAGGCCGCGCGCCACATCGATGCCTGGCTGCGCGACACCAAGCTGGCCGATGTCGAAAAGCATCCGGGCATCACCTATGCCGGGCTCAACCTGCCGATCTATGCCGATGCCGCACCCTCGCGTCAGTCCGAGCTGGCCCTGAGTGCCCGCAAGACGGGCTTCGAAGAGGTCGTTGCCGGCCTCAGCGAAACCGAGGCGCTGCACGAAGCCAAACGCTGCCTGTCCTGCGGCAACTGCTTCGAATGCGACAATTGCTTCGCCGCTTGCCCGGAGGACGCGATCATCAAGCTCGGTCCAACCAAGGGATACGAGATCAATTTCGAGACATGCACGGGCTGCTCGGTCTGCGTCGAGCAATGCCCCTGCCACGCCATGGAAATGGTCCCCGAACAGATGATGGTGCAGGCATGA
- a CDS encoding MFS transporter, whose product MAITTPSPPAEAPSKTPYIIAWACCVLFYFLQYALRSAPGVMVPELTAAFGLSALGISALIGLYYYTYSAFAIVSGACFDRYGARYVIPVGLVLMAGGAVLFGLGSNAAAQAGRLLQGAGSAFAFTGAVYLATRGFPAKYLATAIGFTQCFGMLGGASGQFVVAPLIHGAFSWQQFWLIGGAVAAVLAIVVLVVTPGGHPVQTPAQKSVLSMFTPYRSVLTNPQSYLCGFAAGLLFLPTTIGDMIWGVSFLRAGWSIDYSEAVNRAAMVPLGWVVGCPLLGYVADHYGRRKPVLIGGALVMLAASLVILYAPHGVVPPYLAGFLLGVGSGAAMIPYTIIKEVNADEVKGSATGAINFLVFTLSALMAPIYGWALLELSAGGVLGIEVFQKAGVIGVAGIVLAIILSLFIRETGSALATPLNRPMPPLQPALGGV is encoded by the coding sequence GTGGCCATCACGACACCCTCCCCTCCCGCCGAGGCGCCGTCCAAGACGCCCTACATAATCGCCTGGGCCTGCTGCGTCCTGTTCTACTTCCTGCAATATGCGCTGCGATCGGCGCCCGGCGTCATGGTGCCCGAACTCACGGCGGCCTTCGGGCTCTCGGCGCTGGGGATCAGCGCGCTGATCGGACTCTATTATTACACCTATTCCGCCTTCGCGATCGTCTCGGGCGCCTGCTTCGACCGCTACGGGGCGCGCTACGTCATCCCGGTCGGGCTGGTGCTGATGGCCGGCGGCGCGGTGCTGTTCGGTCTCGGGTCCAATGCGGCGGCCCAGGCCGGCCGGCTCCTTCAGGGCGCTGGTTCCGCTTTCGCCTTCACCGGCGCGGTCTATCTCGCAACGCGCGGTTTTCCGGCGAAGTATCTCGCGACCGCGATCGGCTTCACCCAATGCTTCGGCATGCTCGGTGGCGCCTCGGGCCAGTTCGTCGTCGCGCCGCTGATCCATGGCGCCTTCAGCTGGCAGCAGTTCTGGTTGATCGGCGGCGCCGTCGCGGCCGTTCTCGCCATCGTCGTCCTGGTGGTGACGCCCGGCGGACATCCCGTGCAGACCCCGGCGCAGAAATCGGTTCTGTCGATGTTCACGCCCTACAGATCGGTGCTGACCAATCCCCAATCCTATCTCTGCGGCTTCGCGGCCGGCCTCCTGTTTCTGCCGACCACGATCGGCGACATGATCTGGGGCGTCTCGTTCCTGCGGGCGGGCTGGTCGATCGACTATTCAGAAGCCGTCAACCGGGCGGCCATGGTGCCGCTGGGCTGGGTCGTCGGCTGCCCGCTGCTGGGATACGTCGCCGACCATTACGGCCGCCGCAAGCCGGTCCTGATCGGCGGCGCGCTCGTCATGCTAGCAGCGTCGCTGGTCATCCTCTATGCGCCCCATGGCGTCGTGCCGCCCTATCTGGCGGGTTTCCTGCTGGGCGTCGGTTCGGGCGCGGCGATGATCCCCTACACGATCATCAAGGAGGTCAATGCCGACGAGGTGAAGGGCAGCGCGACCGGTGCCATTAACTTCCTTGTCTTCACGCTAAGCGCCTTGATGGCACCCATCTATGGCTGGGCCCTGCTGGAGCTGTCGGCCGGCGGCGTGCTGGGCATCGAGGTCTTCCAGAAAGCCGGCGTGATCGGCGTGGCCGGGATCGTGCTCGCGATCATCCTGTCGCTCTTTATTCGCGAGACCGGATCGGCGCTGGCGACGCCGCTCAATCGGCCGATGCCGCCTTTGCAGCCGGCGCTGGGAGGCGTTTGA
- the mgtA gene encoding magnesium-translocating P-type ATPase, whose amino-acid sequence MTDAKTPEPPASGDALATFWTLSPDQLCTTLACGAGGLSTDEAARRVRQYGPNSDAAAKTDSRFRAVCRRMLEPLSLILLAAGIVSVATGDTVGGSIIVAILALSIGLDTVQEGQARNAAEALRRSVALKAEVKRDGAFVQVDVDTVVPGDLLRVRAGDIIPADALILESTAFTAGEAALTGEPYPVEKRAGASAAASAAEAANALFRGSVAQTGEALALAVGTGRATLFGSAAAALAQGATPSPFERDLHQFGLVVARATMGLVVVVLAARVMLGREVLDSVLFAVALAVGLTPELLPMITTVTLSRGAMRMARRKVIVKRLAAIHDLGAMTVLCTDKTGTLTAAEITLARSLDPSGGDDAGPARLAAIAAELGGDRGALDAALIKGSPDAAKGSTLAGRRAFDFSRRIGSVLASGAGSVTLIAKGAPEAILERCTLRRMGAETGPLDEAARAAAIAQVRALAQDGLRSIAVASRRWSGAARDLTVDDESDLVFEGLCAFADPPKATAAAAIARLAAAGISVKILSGDDPVVVRRLAGLVGLRTEKVLSGADIAGLSHDALAVQVRSVDAYGRLAPDQKFRIIKALQARGAVVGYLGDGINDAPALRAADVGLSVEGATGVAQAAADMILLDSDLSVVADGIDEGRRTFANILKYVRMGASSNFGNMISMAVASVALPFLPMLPTQILLNNLLYDLSEIGIPFDTVRPETTAKPQIWDIGGLLRFAGVLGLLSSVFDLVTFGMLIWVFEASPAEFRTAWFLESMTTQILVIFIIRTNGRPWADWPRPILAATSLTALLVALALPFTPLGTWFGFVLPPPGVLAAVGAIAVLYLIAVELLKPLALGDSVRQKRRATPHHAPAKHLIRLRRFRL is encoded by the coding sequence ATGACGGATGCGAAGACGCCCGAACCACCCGCTTCCGGCGACGCCCTTGCGACCTTCTGGACCTTGTCGCCCGATCAGTTGTGCACGACGCTCGCCTGCGGCGCTGGCGGGCTTTCAACTGATGAAGCTGCGCGGCGCGTTCGCCAATACGGGCCCAACAGCGACGCGGCCGCCAAGACGGACAGCCGTTTTCGCGCCGTTTGCCGCCGCATGCTGGAGCCGCTGTCGCTGATCCTCCTGGCAGCGGGCATCGTCTCGGTGGCGACGGGCGACACGGTCGGCGGCTCGATCATCGTCGCGATCCTCGCGCTCTCGATCGGTCTCGATACGGTTCAGGAAGGCCAGGCCCGGAACGCGGCCGAAGCGCTGCGCCGCTCGGTGGCGCTGAAAGCCGAAGTCAAGCGCGACGGCGCCTTCGTCCAAGTCGATGTCGACACGGTCGTGCCGGGCGATCTTTTGCGCGTGCGGGCCGGCGACATCATCCCGGCCGATGCGCTGATCCTTGAAAGCACCGCCTTCACCGCCGGCGAAGCGGCGCTGACCGGCGAGCCCTATCCGGTCGAGAAGCGGGCGGGGGCAAGCGCGGCGGCCAGCGCCGCCGAGGCCGCCAACGCCCTGTTCAGAGGCTCCGTGGCCCAGACCGGCGAAGCGCTGGCGCTGGCTGTGGGTACGGGGCGGGCGACGCTGTTCGGCTCGGCTGCGGCGGCGCTGGCGCAGGGCGCCACGCCGTCGCCCTTCGAGCGCGATCTGCACCAGTTCGGGCTCGTTGTCGCGCGCGCCACGATGGGGCTCGTCGTCGTCGTTCTTGCCGCGCGCGTGATGCTCGGGCGGGAAGTCCTGGATTCAGTGCTCTTCGCCGTCGCCCTGGCTGTTGGCCTGACGCCGGAGCTTCTGCCGATGATCACGACCGTGACCTTGTCGCGCGGCGCCATGCGCATGGCGCGTCGCAAGGTCATCGTGAAGCGGCTGGCCGCCATCCACGATCTCGGCGCGATGACCGTTCTGTGCACCGACAAGACCGGCACGTTGACCGCGGCCGAGATCACGCTGGCGCGCAGCCTCGATCCAAGCGGCGGCGACGACGCAGGCCCCGCGAGGCTCGCAGCCATCGCCGCCGAACTGGGCGGCGACCGCGGCGCGCTGGACGCAGCCCTGATCAAAGGCAGCCCGGACGCAGCCAAGGGCTCGACTCTGGCGGGGCGGCGCGCCTTCGACTTCTCGCGCCGCATCGGCTCCGTCCTGGCATCGGGGGCCGGGAGCGTCACGCTCATCGCCAAGGGCGCGCCGGAGGCCATTCTGGAACGCTGCACGCTGCGGCGCATGGGGGCAGAAACCGGACCATTGGACGAGGCGGCCCGCGCTGCCGCGATCGCGCAGGTGCGCGCGCTGGCTCAGGATGGGCTCCGCAGCATCGCCGTCGCCTCGCGGCGCTGGTCGGGCGCGGCGCGGGACCTCACCGTGGATGACGAATCCGATCTGGTGTTCGAGGGTCTGTGCGCCTTCGCCGATCCGCCCAAGGCAACGGCCGCCGCCGCCATCGCGCGGCTGGCTGCGGCCGGTATTTCCGTGAAGATACTGTCTGGCGACGATCCTGTCGTGGTCAGGAGACTGGCGGGGCTGGTCGGACTGCGCACCGAGAAGGTGCTCAGCGGCGCCGACATCGCCGGCCTCAGCCATGATGCCCTGGCGGTGCAGGTGAGGTCTGTGGATGCCTATGGCCGGCTCGCGCCCGATCAGAAGTTCAGGATCATCAAGGCGCTGCAGGCCAGGGGTGCGGTGGTCGGCTATCTCGGCGACGGCATCAACGATGCGCCGGCCCTCAGGGCGGCCGATGTCGGGCTCTCGGTCGAGGGCGCGACCGGCGTCGCCCAAGCGGCCGCCGACATGATCCTGCTCGATTCCGATCTGTCCGTGGTCGCCGACGGGATCGACGAAGGGCGCCGGACCTTCGCTAACATCCTGAAATATGTCCGGATGGGCGCGAGCTCCAATTTCGGCAACATGATCTCGATGGCGGTGGCCTCGGTCGCCCTGCCCTTCCTGCCGATGCTCCCGACGCAAATCCTGCTCAACAACCTGCTCTACGACCTCTCCGAAATCGGCATCCCATTCGATACGGTGCGCCCGGAGACGACCGCCAAGCCCCAAATCTGGGATATCGGCGGGCTGCTGCGTTTCGCCGGCGTTCTCGGGTTGCTCTCATCCGTGTTCGATCTGGTGACCTTCGGCATGCTAATCTGGGTCTTCGAGGCTTCGCCGGCGGAGTTCCGCACAGCCTGGTTCCTCGAGTCGATGACGACGCAGATCCTCGTCATCTTCATCATCCGCACCAATGGCCGGCCCTGGGCCGATTGGCCGCGCCCGATCCTCGCCGCGACGTCGCTGACGGCGCTGCTAGTCGCCCTGGCGCTGCCCTTCACGCCTCTCGGCACGTGGTTCGGCTTCGTCCTGCCGCCGCCCGGCGTGCTGGCGGCAGTCGGCGCCATCGCGGTCCTGTACCTCATAGCCGTGGAGTTGCTGAAGCCGCTCGCCCTTGGCGACAGCGTCAGACAAAAGCGACGCGCCACGCCACATCATGCGCCGGCAAAACACCTGATCCGTCTGCGTAGATTCCGACTCTGA
- a CDS encoding acetate/propionate family kinase has translation MSPPILLTFNQGSSTIKLGIFALHADGPIRLGHGEIDLSRAPLALRLVEDGKATEIALSARPGGELHAIIDEMLGWLTRHFGLNDIAGAGHRVVHGGDRFAGPTLITHETLAEIEALVPLDPLHQPQSVRLIRAVAHLRPQMQQTASFDTAFHRSQSDVVRRFALPRALFDEGIKHFGFHGLSYQFVASELARLYPDIARGRVVVAHLGSGASLCALEGGVSRDTTMSFSTLDGVPMATRCGTLDPGVVIHLVKQRGWSIERVEDVLYHQSGLLGVSGISGDTRELCASADPRAKEAVALFAFRVSREVAALANTLHGLDAIVFTAGIGEHQPAVREAICSRLAWLGVSIDATANAANQPRIDVAASTVAVLIMATDEEQVIANEAHSLLIPRQGVARATA, from the coding sequence GTGAGCCCGCCGATCCTGCTGACGTTTAACCAGGGCTCATCGACCATCAAGCTTGGCATCTTCGCGCTCCATGCGGACGGGCCGATCAGGCTGGGACATGGGGAGATCGATTTGTCGCGGGCGCCCCTGGCACTGCGACTGGTCGAGGACGGCAAAGCCACGGAGATCGCGCTGTCGGCCAGGCCGGGCGGCGAACTGCACGCGATCATCGACGAGATGCTCGGCTGGCTGACGCGCCATTTCGGGTTGAACGATATAGCAGGCGCCGGCCATCGGGTGGTGCATGGCGGCGATCGGTTCGCCGGGCCGACGCTGATCACCCACGAGACGCTGGCCGAGATCGAGGCCCTGGTCCCGCTCGACCCGCTGCACCAGCCGCAAAGCGTCCGCCTGATCAGGGCGGTCGCGCATCTGCGGCCGCAGATGCAACAGACCGCCTCGTTCGACACGGCCTTCCATCGCAGCCAGAGCGATGTCGTCCGCCGTTTTGCCTTGCCGCGTGCGCTGTTCGACGAGGGCATCAAGCATTTCGGCTTCCATGGGCTGTCCTACCAGTTCGTCGCGTCCGAACTGGCGCGCCTCTATCCGGACATCGCCAGGGGGCGGGTCGTGGTGGCGCATCTGGGCAGCGGCGCGAGCCTGTGCGCCCTGGAGGGAGGCGTCAGCCGCGACACCACGATGAGTTTTTCCACGCTCGACGGCGTGCCGATGGCGACACGTTGCGGCACGCTCGACCCCGGCGTCGTCATCCACCTCGTCAAGCAGCGCGGCTGGTCGATCGAGCGCGTCGAGGACGTGCTCTACCATCAATCCGGCCTGCTTGGGGTATCGGGCATCAGCGGCGACACCCGGGAGCTCTGCGCCAGCGCCGACCCCAGAGCGAAGGAGGCGGTCGCGCTATTCGCCTTCCGCGTGTCGCGCGAGGTGGCGGCGCTCGCCAATACGCTGCATGGGCTGGACGCCATCGTCTTCACTGCCGGCATCGGCGAGCATCAGCCGGCGGTCCGGGAGGCCATCTGCAGCCGCCTCGCCTGGCTAGGTGTCTCGATCGACGCCACTGCCAATGCCGCCAACCAGCCCCGCATCGACGTGGCGGCGAGCACGGTCGCGGTTCTCATCATGGCGACCGATGAGGAGCAGGTCATCGCCAATGAAGCCCATTCGCTCCTGATCCCCCGCCAAGGCGTCGCGCGCGCCACAGCCTGA